The Acinetobacter wuhouensis genome includes the window GAATTGATATTTTTTTCATTACGAATGCCCCATTTATTTATGGATTTAGAGTTTTTTGTGATTTGAAAATAATGATTTGTGAAAGCGCCACACTCAGTACAGATACCAGTGCAAGAACGATATAGAACTTTCCATAGCCCAACGATTGCGCTAGAAAGCCTGATGTCGCACCGCCAATGAAATAGACCAATAATTCAAAGCAAACAAGGATCGTGAAATCCGTCCCTGCTTGTTCCTTAGAACTACTTTGCATGAAATAGGCGTAGAGCGAAGTCATCGCGATATAGCGTATAGCAAGGAATGCAACAACAAAGACGCCCAATAATAAGTGCCATTGATTCAGCCATCCAAAGATGATCGCCATGCCCAGTAACCCATAAACCACAGTTCTACACCAACCAGCCCAGACCAGTAATTGTGTTGCTTTGAGTTTTTTAAGGAGAAATGCGGCAGATACCGCTGCCAGTAAACCTACACCCGCTCCAACAACTGACATCAATACGCCAATCTGTGACAGTGACCATTTTTGATCAATCAACATTGGATTGAGCATTGCCATTGCAGGTGCTTCAACAAAGCGGTAACAAATAATCAGCAATAATGCCCATCGAATTTCAGGTCGTTTAAATGCTCGGATTAAACTCGGTGCTGTTTTGGCTATTTGAGCATCTGTTTTTTCTTGAATCTTAAATACTGCCAACATGGTCAAAGCTGTCATCGTGGCGAGACAAGTCAGCGCAATTTTCCAGCCATAATATTGGTATAACCACAAAGTCACGGCACCACCAACCATGCTTCCTAAAGCTACACCGATACTTTGCGCCATACTCCCCAAACGATAATCAGACTCGGAAAAAGCTTCGATGGTATAACCATCAATGGCAATATCTTGTGTGGCAGCAAAAGTAGAAATCCATAACCCAATCACAATGAAAACGGTGAAACCATAGGAGAATTGGGTAAATGCCAGTGCTAAAACACCGATCACTAAAGCAATTTGAGTGAACAACAACCATGTTTTGCGCTTACCTAATTTTTTAAGATAAAAACGATCAATCAGTGGCGCCCAAAAGAATTTAAATGCCCAAGGAATATAAAGCAGTGACAACATCCCAATCCAACGGAGATCCACACCTTGATGTCTTAGAATCGCGGGTAAAGCCACATTATAAAAATACAATGGTAAGGCATGTGCCAAATAAAGAATGATGACAACCGTCAGGCTCATTCTTGAAAGTTGGGTGACTGAAATAGCCGTACGATTCGAATTTATTTTTTGCATGACCATCGCCCCATTGCCCATTGCAAAGCATCTGCGTGATCTAAAGTGACATAATAAGGAACACGCCAAGCAGCATGTAATGCAGGAGTATTTAAGCGTTCACGATCTGCTTTATCTTGCGCTAAACGGACTAAACCAATGCAATATTTAAAAAAATCGCTTTTAAATTTCTTATACCACGCTGCTTGCAATGCTCGATATTGTTCAGGAAATGTTGTTTCAACATCCGTTTGCATCACTAAAACAAAATCTTGTTTTTGTACAATCAATGTTTCGACTTGAGTGAGCCACAGTTGAAATTCCTCGACAGATACATTTCCTGAAAAATGCATGTCGATGATTTGAATATGGGTTGAACGATAGCTCATAAACTTGTTTCAACCTGCTTCGTAGTATCACGTTCATGTTGAGTTTTTTTAGCGCCACCTTTTTGAACTGTGTCTAAATATTTTGTAGATTCAATTAAATAGTGACCAAATTTGCTATAAAAAGTATCTCGGAAGCAGTAATAGAGCATGGCATCTTTTTCAGGCATCGGGATAATGCCCTGTGCTTCATAGCAAAGTTCTTCAACCACAGCAGCATAAGGTTTTACTTTAGAATCAGGCTCGCCCACGATTTTGAGAGACCCTGCATTTTCAAAAATATAGAAACTTAATAAGCGCATCACAGCACGAAGATAACCTTTGCCAAAAGCTGATTTTTCCCCAAAAAGTAAATGCCAACCTAGATCTAATTCATGCCCATCATAATAGCGTCCTAAACGATCACGCTTGCCCTCATAAATTTCGGTATATCCCACATCTTGACCATCTACACCGACAATCAAAATACGATGATGATCATCTGAAAGCATTTTTTCGTAGTAGACTTTCAAATCAGTTTCAGATTTGTTTAATTGCCATTGTGGAATCACATGGGGTTCATGCATCCAACGATGTACCATTGCCATGTCTTCAGGATATTGCATTTGCCGCAAGTAGAATTGCGTCTCATTCTCATAGTATTCATAAAAATCTGGCAGTTGCTGTGATAATGTTTTCATCATCTGTCCTTATTTCAATCTAGAATTTATTTAAATCACTTACTTAAATCGGTTGTTATTCAATATTGATGATTAGCTCAGTTCTGTTTGGCGCTTTGCTGATGTTTGTATAGGAGAAGATTGTGTTTTATTTAAACTTTCCCAATTTTTAAGCGTATTGGGACTCACAGGATTTGCGATCGGATCTAAAAAGACTGGGACTGGACGCTCGGCTTCATCGTTATAACTGGTGGTGAATAGGCGAACACGATTCAGACAAATTTTGTCGTATTCATTTCTAAACATCGTAAATTTGGCAATTCTCTCTGCCAGTTCAGGATGTTGCTCATGAAATTCGGCGATGACATTTGAAACAGTTTGCCAAAACTCTAGTTCTGAATGTTGCGGATAATCTTGCAGAAATACATTACAGATATAACGGTAATGCACCATAAACAAACCAGTGAAGATAAAATGGCTGAGTTCTTGTGCTGAATGACGAAGAAGAATTTTGCCTTCTTCGGGTAAATCGTGGAGTTCAGGAAAATCCTCATCAACTAAATTTACATCGTCTATGAAATCTTTCAGCACCATCGCTTTCGGAACACCATCTTCATGAATCAACATGGTATTTTCACCGTGCGGTGAGAATGCAAGTCCATATTTATAAAGGCAAATAAGTAAAGGTGTAACACTCACTTCAACAAACTTTTTTAACCATGCCAAAGGAGATAAACCAGAAGCTTGAATTAAAACATCAAGGATGGATTGTCCTAGAATATCTCGATGTAAAAGCCCTGCTTGTGAAAATACCTGTTGACCTTGTTTTAAATAAGGATCAACACTTTCTCGCCACAAACAACCGAATAACTCTTTAAACTGATACGGCGCACCATCTATTTGGTCATAGCACGGTTGTTGAATAGTTAAAGTCGCAACTTCGCCAAGGAATACCACACCTGTTTTTTGTAAATCGGTATCATTTTTGAGAATATTTTTGAGCCATCCCGTAACAGCAGGTGCAGCTAAGTTACGTTTAGAGGGTAAGCCACGATAAACTGCTGTATTAAAAATGCTGACAGGCAACTTAATGTAATGACGTTGTGAGTTCGTTGTATTGCATAATGTGCGAATTGACTGCATTGGCACATAATCATCTTGCCCAATATCTAACTCAACAATTCTTTGATCCACAATTTCATTGCTGTATGTAGGAACAATCCATTGGTGCCATTGCCACGCATGGACTGGAATTAAATAATAATTTTCAGGGTTAAGCGCTAAAGTTTGCATTTTTTCACGGAACTTGAGCAACTCCTCTTGATCAAATTCATGTTGATAAAGTTCACCCGCTTGCCACTCAGTGGTCGAACGAAACTCGGCTAAATCTTGATGAACTGCTAACCATAAAACTTTAACGTTTGGAGAAAGCTCTGGTGCTGAACTGAGATAGTCATCATAGCCAAAGCCCATCCGCCCCTTACTCATAATCAACCAAGGATGACCACGTAACATTCCTTCAATACGATGATGCGGTTCAGTCAGGACTGCATGACTCGTGAATCGATTTTCATCAAATACATGTGCTTCTGCGAGCCACGTATTGTTCATTTCTTTGATTAAATAAGCTTTAGTAAAAGGTTTCACTTCAGCTTGTTTGGAAAAAGCAGCAATAAATTGATGTAAATTCCAAGCAGGATTTTCCAAATCCCTTGATTCTCGAACTGAACCTTCTTCGATCAGCCAATGCCCCAATAGATACTGTTTAGCTTTGAATTGATAAGTACATTCAGCCAGTGTCAATTGAAATGCATTTTCAGTTAAATGCTCAACCTGAATAATTTCTTCATATAAGAACTCTGCAATCGCCATTTCAATTAAACGTTGCCCTGCACTACGCCACTGTTTTTGCGTAATTTGTAATTTAGCAAATGTCATATTCTGTTCTTCTCAAAAAATGGGTGTGTTGTATGTTTGATCTCTTTGGAATGAGGCTGTTGGTTTTTGACTTGCTGAAAAGCTTGATTGGTCTGAGCCATGCTTAACTGTGAAATAGACTTTGCTTGATAAGCATTGACTTCAGGATTTTGGAATGGATTAAAGTGTTGGAAACATTGTGCTGTATTGCCTAAATCATATTGCGTATAACCGAGCAATTGATTGGCGATCGTCGCTGCACGATGCGCTCCTAAACCTAGATCAGGCACACCAACACCATGAGTATGCATTTCCATGTTTTGTACAAATATTTCACCGACTGCATCATGTACCACACGGTAGTCTTCACTGATCTGCCAACGCCCTTGCGCATTGGCTTGAATATGCGTTTTGAGTTGTTTCAAAAACTCAAATTCAGGGGTGTGATAGCCTGTCGCACTGACGACAAAATCAGCATCTATTGAAAATTGTTTTAAAGTCACACGGTCTTGAAACACCAACTTGACCTGATCTAAACCCGTAAAAGTGGCATCTATGAGATTCGCTTGGCTATGTAGATGCGTAGATGATGGTTGCCCACCGATACTACGGTGATACAGCTTTTGATAAATCTCATGAATGGTTTGCGCACTAATCCCTTTATATAACAACGATTGTTTGCCTAACTGGAGATCTTTATTTAATTCATCAAACTGATAAAAGTGTCGTAAATAGTCAGGGCTAAAATGCTCCAATCCTAAAGGTGCATATTCCATTGGGAAAAAACCACTGGCACGGGTGAGCCAATGCAGATTGAATTGTGCTTTCTGCTGACGATCATAGTCATATTGTTGATCGAATAAATCTAAAAAAACTTCCGCTGCGGATTGTCCAGACCCAAGTACCACAATATTGCCTTTTAAGGCTCGATGAGAATCATCTAAATACTGTGAAGAATGGATACATCGCTCAGGATGAGCTTTTATCAAACTTTGTAAACACTTGGGCAGATAAGGAATATTGCCGACACCCAATACAAGATTACGGCATAAATATTGATTTTCTGTACCATCTTGAACCACACAAACTGCAAAACCATTTTCAACGGGCTGAATCGAAATCACTGTCGACAAATATTCAATTTGCTCAATTTGATCGGCAACCCATTGACAATAATGATTATATTCACGACGAGGAATATGTGTCTGTTCTAGAAAATAAAACTTGTATAACCGTTGTTGTGCTTTGAGATAATTCAGAAAACTAAAGGGACTGGTTGGATCAACCATTGACACCAAATCTGCCATGAACGGCACTTGCAAAACGGTATGTGGAAGTTGCATCCCTGCATGCCAGTCGAATTGTGCTTTTTTCTCAAAAAATAGATAGTCTAAATCTGACTTATGATGTAACAAACTCGCTAAACTTAAATTAAATGGCCCTAGACCTACACCTATAAAATCAAGCATATACAGCATCCTTTTCAGTTTGAACCATTTGAAATAAAGGATTCGGAAGCTGGATATAAATAGACTGTTGTTCTACAGGTGCAGTAAGTTCATCTAATTCATACAAACGAGTAAGTAAATTACCTTTATAGGGCAATGTCGGTTGATACAATAAACTGCTTAACAAGCTACTTTCAGGATATTGTTCTAATAAATCAGTAATTTGATCACGCAAAATATCGAGTAACTGTTGTTCGTGAACAGTACCTGTTGCACCGATCGCATTGATAATGCCAAATAAAGTATTGCCAAAGAAATAATAACTAAAACGCTCATCAACAAAGGCTTTCGAACCCACTGCATGCGCTTTAACATCAAGTTCAGGAAATTCTTTTAAAATTTCTGTGGCATATTCTTCTATATAGTAAAAGCCTTGATTATCACGTAACCATAAATTCTTTGGCTGATTATGTTCCAACTCAACTAAAACATTTTGCTGATGAGACTCAAACGCCATACCGTAGCGATGATACAGATACATCATTGGTACTAAGCTGATTCCTAAAAATTGTTTAAACCAATTCAATGCAATCTGTTCTAAGCTCAATTCAGGTTGAGCATGTGCGATATTTTCAAATAAATGATCAAAACGATTTAGATCCTGACTTGGATGGTCTTGGCACAGTGAGGCAATACAAGTCACTTGCTGTTGTTTGTCAAATGGCTGATCTCGAAAAATACAGATGGTTTCATTGATAATCTTTCCATCTATTGTTAATGCTGTCCAAGCAGGATCATTGACGGCTTTTAACGTTGGACAATGTTTTAGAATGTTCTTACCGAATCGACCATTCCACAAACGATGTGTCATTTCACCACGATGACACTCCTTGGCTAAATTAACTCGTATAGAATTGGTAATCATCACGGATAATGATGGTTTTACCATCCACGGCGCTTGATAACTTGCTAAAGTTCGCACCGATGTCGTTGGTGAAAATTGCCATGCTTTCTCACCGAAATCGATGATTTTGTTCTTGGTTTTAAGTGCTTTATACCAATCTTTACTTTGTAAATAGCGTGCTTGCCAAGGATGAAATGTGAGTAATTGATAATTTGAATAGGTTCGTAGTTGCTCTAATTCTACTTCATTCAAATACCAACGAATTTCTTGCTTGAGTTGTTTCGAAATTTGCGTTTCTTCAGCAGAACCTTCTGCAAAATATTCTTGATCAACCAACCAGAAATACAGTTGTGTTATACCTTTATTTTCTGGTGAATATTTCAGCCAATCTTCATGAATAAAACCTAATCTACTCTTTGGCGCTGGGTGCATACTGTGCCCTAAAATTAAGGCTTGTTCTGTGTAAATAAAATCTTGTTTGGCTTGAATGAGTGAATCAAAATCATGTTCACGATGTGTTAAAAATGCTGTTAATGCGTCACGACTTTGTATCCACTTTTCAACAAGTGATGATGCGTCTAATGTAACTTCTGAATTTTGTACTAATTCGTCTAAAAGTAATGCGACTATTGCGATGTGGCTGTATTTTTGTACCTGCCCTTTGTTTAGGATCTGTGGCAGTTTCGCGATACGGTGTCGTCCAACTAAACTGCTATAAGACAACGGGACATATAATTGAGATTGGATTGAATCCAAAGGGATCATTAATAACGTCATGCCTTGGCTAAACGTCAATTGGGTTGAATTTTGTTGATATTTTTCAAGCAAAATTCCACAACCTGTTTCTTGTGAATATGCATTGATTAGGTGCTGCATCGCCAAACGGCTGGCAAGCTCTTTCATCTGACCAGATTCCTCTGTACAAGACTTTTTACTGCACTAAAAAGTTTCAAATTAATTTATGATTTTTCTCAAATGTGCTCTAAAACACATCAATAATGCTAATGATTCTCATTTTTAAACGCAAGTTTGTATCATTTCTGTTTTCTTGTGATTAACTAAATGAATTTAAAAAAATTAAAATTTATATTTATTTTTTCTAATATTTTTATCACTAAAATTGTCATAGTTATAAATGATAATATTCTCATTTATCATTGGTAGATTTCATCTAATTATTCATTTTTTTTGAAATATCTTTGCTAAACCAATTTATTCTGAGTTGCGAAATAATGAATCAACTATCGTAAAATCAAAAAATTACTTAAAATTCTTTTAATATTTCAACATAATTTGAATATCTTTTTTAAGATTGCTTAGATATGGAAAACTTTTTAAAAAGACTCTCATTTTTCTTAATATATTTACCCGCTCTAATTTTTGCTTGTCAATTTGCGTATTTTTCTGGTTTATGCGAACCACTAGAAGTTCAGATTGCTTCTTTAGGGCTTAACTATAGTGAAGTGTCACTTCTAGGTTATTTGAATACCTCAGTTTTATTTCTAGAAACTTTTAATAAAATTGCGTGGGCAGTTATTATTTTGATACTTTTTTTAGTAATAGCTTTAATATTCCATATATTTGCTATCCATCCGTCGGAACGTAAAAATGAAAGCTATAGATTAGAGGCTATTTTTTATCAACTGAAATTTAATGTCCCACAATGGCTATTCAGCATAAGTCGATTTTTCAACACATTTTTAGGACTACTCTTAACATATTCAATAATTTTTATATTTACTATTTTTTTGATCATGCATTATTACAATAAAGGTAAAAAGGATCTTTTATCAGAATACAAACAAATTTCTGAAAGCACTGAATGTTCATATAGAGAAGGTTATGTTTCATTAAATAATAACTTACTCAGAACTCAACCAATACTATGTGGTAATCAAAAGTGCTATGGTATTGACCTTGATAACCATATGGTCATCACTTATCTCCCTGAAAACTATTCAAAACCTTTATTTTTAAGAGAATCAATTGAAAATAAAATGCTTAATGAACATAAATAAATATAGAGAACTTACATGCCAGATTTCTTTCACTTCTTAATCCTCGGCTCATACGATATGATCTCTGAAGGATCTTTCATCGTTAAATTAGTTGGAATCGGATACTTTATAACCCAATTAATGATTCTCTATCTCATTTTTTATTACATTTATCAAAAGATCAATTTTTCTGAAAGTATTTTAGAAGTTGATTCTGCAAAGATCAAAGACAAGTACTATATTCCAGAATTCAAAGCACCTGCTGCCAATGTGACATCACCAGCAAAGTACCGCTTAACTTTTGAAATTTCAAATGGAAAATCAGGCGTTTTCTTTGCTGAGAAACAATTATATGAAAAGGTAAAGATAGGCGATATAAAAATGATTGAATATAGATCGGGAAAATTTGGTTCAAATATTCTTGTCGAAAATATTATTGAATCTTAAATGATTATTAAATATCCAAAACATCAACAAAACTTGCACCTAAAACTTTTGCCAAATCTTGTGGTTTTAGCCCAATATCCAAGCCACGCTTACCACCACTGACATAGATTTTAGCTAAGGATTCAGCAGTTGCATCGATCACCGTTTTTAAACGCTTTTTCTGTCCTACTGGACTAATACCACCGACTAAATAACCTGTTAAACGCTCAGCATCTTTAGGATCTGCCATGTGCAATTTTTTACAACCAAAAGCACTGGCAACTTTCTTTAAATTCAACTGATGATTAACAGGTAATACCGCAACAAAATAATTTTTATCGTCAGAAAACATTACTTTTAAAATCTTTACAAATCTAGCGAAATTTATAAAACCTATATAACTTTTAGAATCATAAACTTGTCAAATTAAAACAAATATAAGCAAATTATGCAAAATCATTATTTGTGAGTACAATTGTGAGTACCACTCCAATTAATCATTCTTTTTTTAAAGTTACTCACACATGCTGACTGATACTAAAATTAAAAGCCTTAAACCTCGTGACAAAGCTTATAGAGTAGCTGATCATAATGGACTCTGCATTGAGATTCGACCTAGTGGAACCAAATTATGGCGTTACCGCTATCGGTTTAATGATAAAGCCTCGATGTTAAGTCTTGGTGAATACCCTCTTGTAGGTCTGGCTGATGCTAGAAAAGCTCGTGATCAAGCTAGATTGCTTCTTGATAAAGGCATTAATCCATCTCAAAATCGAAAGCAAGAAAAAATCGAAGCTCAATATCTAAGTGTAAACACATTTGAATTAGTTGCTAATGAGTATATTGCAGAAATTTTAATTGATAGGTCAAGTGGCTATATCAGCAAATTTAGAAAAGCCTTGGAACTTGATGTCTTCCCTGTTATTGGTGACAAGAATGTAAGGGATATAACTTCCGCTGATATCTTGCATATCGTTAAATCCACGGTTAAACGTGTTAGGGAAACTGGAAAAAGAGGAAGTGGTGAAGTTACTGCATTAAATAATCAGAAATTTATTGGTGCCGTAATGCGCTACGCTATCGCAACACTAAGAGCAGATGTTGACCCGACATATGCTGTGCGAGGTGCTATTGTTCGCCCAGAGATTGAACATGCTAGACCTTTAACAAATCAAGAGCAAAAGCTTTTTAGATCTGGCTTGGATACATTTAAAGGCTCAAATACTGTTAGAAATGCACTGCTAACCATGGCTTATACAATGTTACGCTCAATTGAGATTCGTCGCATGAAATGGAGTTATATTGACTTCGATCAAAAAATTATAAATTTCCCAATTTCAACCAAAAGCAACAACCAAGAACGAACAACAAAGAAAAATCGATTGCACCTTGTGCCAATGTCAGATCAATTATTTGATTTGTTAAAAATGCAATATGTGGAATCTGGCAACAAAGAATATGTATTCCCTAGCATTTACGGCCATAGTGATGGTGAGATTGGTAATTCAACAATCAATGTTGCTCTTAAGAATATGGGGCTTAAAACTGTTACAGCCCATGATTTTAGGGCTACAGCATCAACGATTTTAAATGAAAAAGATTTTGATGAAAATTGGATTGAAAAACAACTAGCTCATGCAGACCAGAATAAAACAAGAGCATCATATAACCATGCTAAATACATGGAACAACGTAGAGATATGTTGCAACAATGGGCTGATATTGTGGATGGGTGGAAAGGTTAGGTTTGGTTTAGTCAGCCACATAGCATTTAAGTGGTAGTTGGGGGTTAAGGTTTTTATATCTAATTTCCGACTAAGTTAAAGCGGGTGTGATTGATTGACAAATCCAAGATTAAGTAATAAATCTTGGTTGACAGATTTCTACTTTAGCAACAAAGCCCTCTAGAGGGCTTTTTCAAACAATTTCTTTTCACTTAAACGACGATTTGTAAGACCATTCACCACTTTACCTTTCACTTTATTCCAGCGCGGGAATTGTTCGGCGGCACCTTTATAATCGCCTGCATTCAGTTTTTTAAGCAATGTAGAATTTAGAAAAGCACTTACACCAATGTTGTAAGTCAATGAAACCAATGCATCGAACTGATTTTGATTAAGCTGAACTTTGACTTTATTGACAGCATTTTCAAATGATTTTAAATCATATGCCATATATGCTTTGGCTTGCTCAAGCGTACATTTATCACCTTTTTTAACCCGCACCCCATTCGGGTATTTGATTGTTCCAAAACCGATCGTCCAAACGCCTCCGCTATCGGGATAAGCTTCATTTTCAAAGCCCTCATACCCACAGATTCGATCAATACCAGCCTTGCTTATCACTTGTTGAATTTTAGCAAACTGTTGAATATGAAATTCAGGTTGTGCTTTTAAGCGAGCTAAGATCATAGCCACACCAACAAATGCACCAACGTATTCTTTCCATTGCTCAGGAATTGAATTTTTCACATCCTGAGGAATCAAATTCCAGAATGTTAAAAAGTGCTCAGAGAATAAACTCAAGACAAAAAAAATGGCGCTTAATGCGCCTACTTGTACTGACTTGAGTTTCCAAGCCTGTTTCCAGTTATAAATTAATTTCATTTACGATCCTCTCTATGGCTCTGAATAATTGCCGTGTCTTGCTTAAGTTGATTGATTGTATTAATGGTCCATGTGCCACCCGAAACAGCTATACCGAGCAATATCGCTGCCCCCCACTTCAATAAACCGATAGCGCCTTGAGCTTGATGGTTTTGCTGTTCAAGCGCTTCAATTTTGACTCGTTGCTGATCAAGTGCTTGGTGATACCCTTTATTAATTGCATTTGATTCAATGAGTTGTTCAGATACTTTTTGCAATTTATCTGTCACTTCATTTAATTTTTTCCAAAGTGATGCACTTGGTTCATTCACTTGCGCCCCCTAAATTTTGGCAATAAAAAAGCACCTTATTGGGCGCATTAGTTAGTGTAAATTAATCCATGATGTGCCGTCATAGCACCGTAATTTTT containing:
- a CDS encoding lysozyme, encoding MILARLKAQPEFHIQQFAKIQQVISKAGIDRICGYEGFENEAYPDSGGVWTIGFGTIKYPNGVRVKKGDKCTLEQAKAYMAYDLKSFENAVNKVKVQLNQNQFDALVSLTYNIGVSAFLNSTLLKKLNAGDYKGAAEQFPRWNKVKGKVVNGLTNRRLSEKKLFEKAL
- a CDS encoding tyrosine-type recombinase/integrase gives rise to the protein MLTDTKIKSLKPRDKAYRVADHNGLCIEIRPSGTKLWRYRYRFNDKASMLSLGEYPLVGLADARKARDQARLLLDKGINPSQNRKQEKIEAQYLSVNTFELVANEYIAEILIDRSSGYISKFRKALELDVFPVIGDKNVRDITSADILHIVKSTVKRVRETGKRGSGEVTALNNQKFIGAVMRYAIATLRADVDPTYAVRGAIVRPEIEHARPLTNQEQKLFRSGLDTFKGSNTVRNALLTMAYTMLRSIEIRRMKWSYIDFDQKIINFPISTKSNNQERTTKKNRLHLVPMSDQLFDLLKMQYVESGNKEYVFPSIYGHSDGEIGNSTINVALKNMGLKTVTAHDFRATASTILNEKDFDENWIEKQLAHADQNKTRASYNHAKYMEQRRDMLQQWADIVDGWKG
- a CDS encoding lysine N(6)-hydroxylase/L-ornithine N(5)-oxygenase family protein, translated to MLDFIGVGLGPFNLSLASLLHHKSDLDYLFFEKKAQFDWHAGMQLPHTVLQVPFMADLVSMVDPTSPFSFLNYLKAQQRLYKFYFLEQTHIPRREYNHYCQWVADQIEQIEYLSTVISIQPVENGFAVCVVQDGTENQYLCRNLVLGVGNIPYLPKCLQSLIKAHPERCIHSSQYLDDSHRALKGNIVVLGSGQSAAEVFLDLFDQQYDYDRQQKAQFNLHWLTRASGFFPMEYAPLGLEHFSPDYLRHFYQFDELNKDLQLGKQSLLYKGISAQTIHEIYQKLYHRSIGGQPSSTHLHSQANLIDATFTGLDQVKLVFQDRVTLKQFSIDADFVVSATGYHTPEFEFLKQLKTHIQANAQGRWQISEDYRVVHDAVGEIFVQNMEMHTHGVGVPDLGLGAHRAATIANQLLGYTQYDLGNTAQCFQHFNPFQNPEVNAYQAKSISQLSMAQTNQAFQQVKNQQPHSKEIKHTTHPFFEKNRI
- a CDS encoding GNAT family N-acetyltransferase, with translation MKTLSQQLPDFYEYYENETQFYLRQMQYPEDMAMVHRWMHEPHVIPQWQLNKSETDLKVYYEKMLSDDHHRILIVGVDGQDVGYTEIYEGKRDRLGRYYDGHELDLGWHLLFGEKSAFGKGYLRAVMRLLSFYIFENAGSLKIVGEPDSKVKPYAAVVEELCYEAQGIIPMPEKDAMLYYCFRDTFYSKFGHYLIESTKYLDTVQKGGAKKTQHERDTTKQVETSL
- a CDS encoding MFS transporter is translated as MQKINSNRTAISVTQLSRMSLTVVIILYLAHALPLYFYNVALPAILRHQGVDLRWIGMLSLLYIPWAFKFFWAPLIDRFYLKKLGKRKTWLLFTQIALVIGVLALAFTQFSYGFTVFIVIGLWISTFAATQDIAIDGYTIEAFSESDYRLGSMAQSIGVALGSMVGGAVTLWLYQYYGWKIALTCLATMTALTMLAVFKIQEKTDAQIAKTAPSLIRAFKRPEIRWALLLIICYRFVEAPAMAMLNPMLIDQKWSLSQIGVLMSVVGAGVGLLAAVSAAFLLKKLKATQLLVWAGWCRTVVYGLLGMAIIFGWLNQWHLLLGVFVVAFLAIRYIAMTSLYAYFMQSSSKEQAGTDFTILVCFELLVYFIGGATSGFLAQSLGYGKFYIVLALVSVLSVALSQIIIFKSQKTLNP
- a CDS encoding IucA/IucC family protein; amino-acid sequence: MTFAKLQITQKQWRSAGQRLIEMAIAEFLYEEIIQVEHLTENAFQLTLAECTYQFKAKQYLLGHWLIEEGSVRESRDLENPAWNLHQFIAAFSKQAEVKPFTKAYLIKEMNNTWLAEAHVFDENRFTSHAVLTEPHHRIEGMLRGHPWLIMSKGRMGFGYDDYLSSAPELSPNVKVLWLAVHQDLAEFRSTTEWQAGELYQHEFDQEELLKFREKMQTLALNPENYYLIPVHAWQWHQWIVPTYSNEIVDQRIVELDIGQDDYVPMQSIRTLCNTTNSQRHYIKLPVSIFNTAVYRGLPSKRNLAAPAVTGWLKNILKNDTDLQKTGVVFLGEVATLTIQQPCYDQIDGAPYQFKELFGCLWRESVDPYLKQGQQVFSQAGLLHRDILGQSILDVLIQASGLSPLAWLKKFVEVSVTPLLICLYKYGLAFSPHGENTMLIHEDGVPKAMVLKDFIDDVNLVDEDFPELHDLPEEGKILLRHSAQELSHFIFTGLFMVHYRYICNVFLQDYPQHSELEFWQTVSNVIAEFHEQHPELAERIAKFTMFRNEYDKICLNRVRLFTTSYNDEAERPVPVFLDPIANPVSPNTLKNWESLNKTQSSPIQTSAKRQTELS
- a CDS encoding IucA/IucC family protein, translating into MKELASRLAMQHLINAYSQETGCGILLEKYQQNSTQLTFSQGMTLLMIPLDSIQSQLYVPLSYSSLVGRHRIAKLPQILNKGQVQKYSHIAIVALLLDELVQNSEVTLDASSLVEKWIQSRDALTAFLTHREHDFDSLIQAKQDFIYTEQALILGHSMHPAPKSRLGFIHEDWLKYSPENKGITQLYFWLVDQEYFAEGSAEETQISKQLKQEIRWYLNEVELEQLRTYSNYQLLTFHPWQARYLQSKDWYKALKTKNKIIDFGEKAWQFSPTTSVRTLASYQAPWMVKPSLSVMITNSIRVNLAKECHRGEMTHRLWNGRFGKNILKHCPTLKAVNDPAWTALTIDGKIINETICIFRDQPFDKQQQVTCIASLCQDHPSQDLNRFDHLFENIAHAQPELSLEQIALNWFKQFLGISLVPMMYLYHRYGMAFESHQQNVLVELEHNQPKNLWLRDNQGFYYIEEYATEILKEFPELDVKAHAVGSKAFVDERFSYYFFGNTLFGIINAIGATGTVHEQQLLDILRDQITDLLEQYPESSLLSSLLYQPTLPYKGNLLTRLYELDELTAPVEQQSIYIQLPNPLFQMVQTEKDAVYA